The following are encoded in a window of Solidesulfovibrio magneticus RS-1 genomic DNA:
- the thyX gene encoding FAD-dependent thymidylate synthase: MPPTRLAVTLLAHTPDALALIYAAFRQCYHAGDVADLWPRLLSGDIAPDKQAAFVARILESGHESPIEHVSFTFAISGVSRALSHQLVRHRIASYSQQSQRYVDALGFDYVLPPQIAAIPEARARYESAMEQAGTAYAELQEILARHGRGDKANEDARFMLPNACETKVVVTMNCRSLLHFFELRCCTRAQWEIRAMALAMLDQCRQALPVIFAGAGARCERLGYCPEAERFTCGRYPRLGQIGPHSA; this comes from the coding sequence ATGCCGCCGACTCGGCTTGCCGTGACGTTACTGGCCCATACCCCCGACGCGTTGGCCCTCATTTATGCCGCTTTTCGGCAGTGCTACCATGCCGGCGACGTGGCCGATCTGTGGCCGCGCCTGCTGTCCGGCGACATCGCCCCGGACAAGCAGGCCGCTTTTGTGGCACGGATACTGGAGTCCGGCCACGAATCGCCCATCGAGCACGTGTCGTTCACCTTTGCGATTTCCGGCGTGTCCCGGGCGCTGTCCCATCAGCTCGTGCGCCACCGCATCGCCAGCTATTCCCAGCAGTCCCAGCGTTACGTGGACGCCCTGGGCTTTGATTACGTGCTGCCGCCCCAGATCGCGGCCATTCCCGAGGCCAGGGCGCGGTACGAATCGGCCATGGAGCAGGCCGGGACGGCGTATGCCGAGCTGCAGGAGATCCTGGCCCGCCACGGGCGCGGGGACAAGGCCAACGAGGACGCCCGGTTCATGTTGCCCAACGCCTGCGAGACCAAGGTGGTCGTGACCATGAACTGCCGCTCGCTGTTGCATTTCTTCGAGCTGCGTTGCTGCACCCGGGCCCAGTGGGAGATCCGGGCCATGGCCCTGGCCATGCTGGACCAGTGTCGGCAGGCCCTGCCCGTGATCTTTGCCGGGGCCGGGGCGCGCTGCGAGCGGCTTGGCTACTGTCCCGAGGCCGAGCGCTTCACCTGCGGCCGCTATCCCAGACTCGGGCAAATCGGTCCCCATTCCGCCTAA
- the ruvB gene encoding Holliday junction branch migration DNA helicase RuvB, translating into MDDKDFCPPEGLIPAAPSPDDTIRPSRLADFIGQDDLRANLKVFLRAALEQGRTLDHSLLYGPPGLGKTTLAQIMASELGVNLVQTTGPVLERCGDLAAIVTNLRRGDILFIDEIHRMPAAVEEILYPAMEDFKLDLIIGQGPGARTVRIDLEPFTLVGATTRLGLLTSPLRDRFGVIFRLEFYGPDELARIVTRAAGILGIAITPDGALAIGQRSRGTPRIAGRLLRRVRDFAVVAGAQTLDGELAAKALARLDVDPHGLDMMDRKILETLIHHYEGGPVGVKTLAVALSEEVRTLEEIYEPYLIQCGLIKRTPRGRVATAKAYAHIKGKLG; encoded by the coding sequence ATGGACGACAAGGATTTCTGTCCGCCAGAAGGGCTCATCCCGGCCGCGCCCTCGCCCGACGACACCATCCGGCCGTCGCGGCTGGCCGATTTCATCGGCCAGGATGACCTGCGCGCCAACCTCAAGGTCTTTTTGCGCGCCGCCCTGGAGCAGGGCCGCACCCTGGACCACAGCCTGCTCTACGGCCCGCCGGGCCTGGGCAAAACCACGCTGGCCCAGATCATGGCCTCGGAACTGGGCGTCAATCTGGTCCAGACCACCGGGCCGGTGCTGGAGCGCTGCGGCGACCTGGCCGCCATCGTCACCAACCTGCGCCGGGGCGACATCCTGTTTATTGATGAAATCCACCGGATGCCGGCGGCGGTGGAGGAAATCCTCTACCCGGCCATGGAGGATTTCAAGCTCGACCTCATCATCGGCCAGGGGCCGGGGGCGCGCACCGTGCGCATCGACCTCGAACCCTTCACCCTGGTCGGGGCCACCACCCGGCTTGGGCTTCTCACCTCGCCGCTGCGCGACCGCTTCGGCGTCATTTTTCGCCTGGAATTCTACGGCCCCGACGAGCTGGCCCGCATCGTCACCCGGGCGGCCGGGATTTTAGGCATCGCCATCACCCCGGACGGAGCCCTGGCCATCGGCCAGCGCTCGCGGGGCACGCCGCGCATCGCCGGCCGGCTGCTGCGCCGGGTGCGCGATTTCGCGGTGGTGGCCGGAGCGCAAACCCTGGACGGCGAACTGGCCGCCAAGGCCCTGGCTCGCCTGGACGTCGATCCCCACGGCCTGGACATGATGGACCGCAAGATCTTGGAGACCCTCATCCACCATTATGAAGGCGGGCCGGTGGGGGTCAAAACCCTGGCTGTGGCCCTAAGCGAAGAGGTGCGCACCCTGGAGGAGATCTACGAGCCGTATCTCATCCAGTGCGGGCTTATAAAGCGCACCCCGCGCGGCCGGGTGGCCACGGCCAAGGCCTATGCCCATATCAAGGGGAAATTGGGCTAG
- the ruvA gene encoding Holliday junction branch migration protein RuvA encodes MIGYLEGRVVARRDRFAIVLTPGGVGYELELPTPVAAALPAPGGQVSLFVHTVVREDALELFGFASLDDRETFRTLIGISKLGPRTALAILSHFTADDLLRVVASGDAEALVRVPGIGKKSAQRIFIELSYKLEGRAPAAGLAPSVPIPGGVAGDVVAGLTNLGYPEPEARQVAAEVLEAEPDLDVAAALRQALKRLASAKK; translated from the coding sequence ATGATCGGCTATCTCGAAGGCCGGGTCGTGGCCCGGCGCGACCGGTTTGCCATCGTGCTCACCCCGGGCGGCGTGGGCTACGAACTGGAACTGCCCACCCCGGTGGCCGCCGCGTTGCCGGCCCCGGGCGGCCAGGTTTCGCTTTTTGTCCATACCGTGGTGCGCGAGGACGCCCTGGAACTCTTCGGCTTCGCCAGCCTCGACGACCGCGAGACCTTCCGTACGCTCATCGGCATCTCCAAGCTCGGCCCGCGCACGGCCCTGGCCATCCTGTCGCATTTCACCGCCGACGATCTGCTGCGGGTGGTGGCCTCCGGCGACGCCGAGGCCCTGGTGCGGGTGCCGGGTATCGGCAAGAAAAGCGCCCAGCGCATCTTTATCGAGCTTTCCTACAAGCTCGAAGGCCGCGCCCCGGCGGCCGGGCTGGCCCCGTCGGTTCCGATCCCCGGCGGCGTGGCCGGCGACGTCGTGGCCGGGCTGACCAACCTCGGCTATCCCGAACCCGAGGCCCGGCAGGTCGCGGCCGAGGTCCTGGAGGCCGAACCCGACCTTGACGTGGCCGCCGCCCTGCGCCAGGCCCTCAAACGGCTGGCCTCGGCCAAGAAGTGA
- the ruvC gene encoding crossover junction endodeoxyribonuclease RuvC, with product MANTGDGIILGLDPGSRATGYGLVRERSGVLELVDAGVVRTTSQPDFPSRLGVIFTAVAELIQRHGPAEVSVENVFVSKNAATALKLGQARGAALAACAVAGLSVHSYEPTVIKQSLVGTGRAEKSQVAFMVARVLACRETFAVDATDALAAAVCHLNQRRLTRLCGAR from the coding sequence ATGGCAAACACCGGCGACGGCATCATCCTGGGACTCGATCCCGGCTCGCGGGCCACGGGCTATGGCCTGGTGCGCGAACGCTCGGGCGTGCTCGAACTCGTGGATGCCGGCGTGGTGCGAACGACCAGCCAGCCCGATTTCCCCAGCCGCCTGGGCGTCATCTTTACCGCCGTGGCCGAACTCATCCAACGCCACGGCCCGGCCGAGGTCTCGGTGGAAAACGTCTTTGTCTCCAAAAACGCCGCCACGGCCCTCAAGCTCGGCCAGGCCCGGGGCGCGGCCCTGGCCGCCTGCGCCGTGGCCGGCCTTAGCGTCCATTCCTACGAACCGACCGTAATCAAGCAAAGCCTGGTGGGCACGGGACGGGCCGAGAAGTCCCAGGTGGCCTTCATGGTGGCGCGGGTGCTGGCATGTCGGGAAACTTTCGCCGTGGACGCCACCGACGCCCTGGCTGCGGCCGTGTGCCACCTCAATCAACGGCGGCTAACCCGCCTGTGCGGGGCCAGATGA